Proteins from a single region of Desulfobacter postgatei 2ac9:
- a CDS encoding ABC transporter permease codes for MLFRRIYQFLIVYCIGVVGLLTVKYAAGLSNYVIPGLAVIFDTAHRMLGGYFFDVLNTLSVTVLGQMISIFMAFLVGIIGRKSSWAGSFIKVMAYNIQAYPIVALAPIIFILLGDGFLSRLLIASMICYFPLLLSVLGIMASPIKDIEHFYIATGRMRWQLEVKIRAFENLNKLTTVISGSATLAMAGTIVAEFIAADQGIGYSIRIALYQSDLACILVALFSIGIIISVYQGILETVGEQMKTKWFAPKGEYLL; via the coding sequence ATGCTGTTTAGACGAATCTACCAGTTTCTGATTGTCTATTGCATAGGCGTTGTCGGCCTTTTAACCGTCAAATATGCTGCGGGTCTCTCCAATTATGTTATCCCCGGTTTAGCGGTGATCTTTGATACCGCACACCGTATGCTCGGCGGCTATTTCTTTGACGTACTCAATACCCTTTCCGTAACTGTGCTGGGGCAGATGATCTCGATTTTCATGGCCTTTTTGGTGGGAATCATCGGCCGCAAATCATCCTGGGCAGGCTCATTTATCAAAGTCATGGCCTATAACATACAGGCCTATCCCATTGTGGCCCTGGCTCCGATTATTTTCATTCTCCTGGGGGACGGATTTTTATCCCGCCTGCTCATTGCCTCCATGATCTGTTATTTCCCTTTGCTGCTGTCGGTTTTAGGAATCATGGCATCGCCCATAAAAGATATTGAACATTTTTACATTGCCACCGGCCGGATGCGCTGGCAGCTGGAAGTCAAGATCAGGGCCTTTGAAAATTTAAACAAGCTGACCACGGTGATTTCAGGATCCGCCACACTGGCCATGGCCGGCACCATTGTGGCGGAATTTATTGCAGCAGATCAAGGCATCGGTTACAGTATACGCATTGCCCTGTACCAGAGCGATCTTGCCTGCATTCTTGTGGCCCTGTTTTCCATCGGCATTATTATCTCGGTTTACCAGGGCATTCTGGAAACCGTGGGCGAACAAATGAAAACCAAATGGTTCGCGCCAAAGGGAGAATATCTGTTATGA
- a CDS encoding ATP-binding cassette domain-containing protein, producing the protein MHFECRGMTFTYPAADKPVLENLNFSMASPGFNAVFGPSGVGKTSFARILAGGSSGPGGNALIYEGITTILYSYNQERLPGWSSTGTHLEKVCPPKNSDLKKELVKIFKLESLLGSRFSQLSMGQQNRMNLIRYLIQDFDLLILDESLANVDEALRETIILSIKEMFPAKLFLYISHNLMEVARFCKEILVLSHPGKNKGAVVVQGQNYKTGYTSDPQAIDRSMLEIMNAV; encoded by the coding sequence AAACCGGTCCTGGAAAATCTTAATTTTTCCATGGCATCTCCGGGATTTAATGCTGTTTTCGGGCCATCAGGTGTCGGTAAAACCTCCTTTGCAAGAATCCTTGCCGGGGGCAGCAGCGGCCCCGGTGGCAATGCCTTGATTTATGAAGGCATTACCACCATTTTATATTCTTACAATCAGGAGCGTCTGCCCGGCTGGTCCAGCACCGGCACCCATCTGGAAAAGGTGTGTCCCCCCAAAAATTCAGATCTTAAAAAGGAACTTGTCAAAATTTTCAAGCTTGAATCTCTTTTGGGATCACGATTTTCCCAGTTGTCCATGGGTCAGCAGAACCGGATGAACCTTATCCGCTACCTTATCCAGGACTTTGACCTGTTGATTTTAGACGAAAGTCTTGCCAATGTGGATGAGGCCTTACGGGAGACCATTATCTTATCCATAAAAGAGATGTTTCCAGCCAAGCTGTTTCTTTATATTTCCCACAATCTCATGGAAGTGGCCCGATTCTGCAAAGAGATCCTGGTGTTAAGCCATCCGGGTAAAAATAAAGGCGCCGTCGTGGTGCAGGGTCAAAATTATAAAACAGGATATACCTCAGATCCCCAGGCCATTGACCGGTCCATGCTGGAAATTATGAATGCTGTTTAG